The following are encoded in a window of Danio aesculapii chromosome 12, fDanAes4.1, whole genome shotgun sequence genomic DNA:
- the paqr4b gene encoding progestin and adipoQ receptor family member 4, with translation MGYFTGPKLLDFKSSPPHLQFNKYVHTGYRPISTCRECLQSLFYLHNEFGNIYTHGVPFICFLLFLPVSIPWAEVDEWWIGIVHYLACLSPTICSVFYHLFMNHEGGAPIYDTLLCFDMFGVCLVNTLGALPIIHITLLCHPITRQVAMLAYLLLSGYGVHCALTAESNIHRLQSFIWQAGFRFVLFMFRLIGPGRGSPSSLQLYLTMDALAMFGGLVNISRFPERFSPGRFDYWLNSHQIMHIMVVLSILYLHWGMLEDLRWLKGYHCPDEYGIYDI, from the exons ATGGGTTATTTTACTGGACCAAAACTTCTGGATTTTAAGAGTTCACCACCACATCTTCAGTTCAACAAGTATGTCCATACAGGATACCGGCCTATATCCACTTGCAGAGAGTGTCTGCAAAGTTTGTTCTATCTTCACAATGAATTTGGGAACATCTATACACATG GTGTCCCCTTCATctgttttttgctgtttctgcctGTAAGTATCCCATGGGCTGAAGTGGACGAGTGGTGGATTGGTATTGTGCATTATCTGGCTTGTCTGTCTCCCACCATCTGTTCTGTCTTCTACCATCTCTTCATGAACCATGAAGGTGGAGCACCTATTTATGACACGCTTCTGTGCTTCGACATGTTTGGTGTCTGCCTTGTCAACACTCTTG GTGCTCTGCCAATCATTCACATAACATTATTGTGTCACCCAATCACCCGTCAAGTGGCGATGTTGGCGTATCTTCTCCTCTCTGGCTATGGTGTTCACTGCGCTCTCACTGCAGAGAGTAACATTCACCGCCTACAATCCTTCATCTGGCAAGCAGGTTTCCGCTTCGTTCTTTTTATGTTTCGCCTGATTGGTCCAGGCAGAGGCAGCCCCTCCTCCCTTCAGCTCTACCTCACCATGGATGCTCTGGCAATGTTTGGAGGACTTGTCAATATTTCCCGCTTTCCTGAGCGATTCAGTCCTGGACGGTTTGACTACTGGTTAAATAGTCATCAGATTATGCACATCATGGTCGTTCTGTCTATATTGTACTTACACTGGGGCATGCTGGAGGATTTAAGATGGTTAAAGGGATATCATTGTCCTGATGAATATGGTATTTAtgatatttaa